A genomic stretch from Phycisphaerae bacterium includes:
- a CDS encoding DUF503 domain-containing protein has product MRRKQGSPPDPMVIGVLQMELTIPGAQSLKDKRRVIKSVKDRLSARHNVSVAEVDDQDEHRRCVLAVAMVSNDRRFTDSCLSKIVDEIRVVRDLSLVDYELEFL; this is encoded by the coding sequence ATGCGGCGGAAACAAGGAAGTCCGCCCGATCCGATGGTCATTGGTGTGCTGCAAATGGAGTTGACGATTCCCGGGGCCCAGTCCCTCAAAGACAAACGCCGCGTGATCAAGAGCGTCAAGGACCGGCTCTCGGCGCGGCACAACGTCTCCGTCGCCGAAGTCGACGACCAGGACGAGCATCGCCGGTGCGTGCTGGCCGTTGCGATGGTTTCCAATGACCGGCGCTTCACGGACTCCTGTCTTTCCAAGATCGTCGATGAAATCCGCGTCGTTCGCGATCTTTCGCTGGTGGATTATGAACTGGAATTCCTCTAA
- the rbfA gene encoding 30S ribosome-binding factor RbfA, which produces MSYRLERVAHVIREVVSDAIAHHIADPRVSRFTSVTRVEMSPDLRHAQVYVSVMGEDAEGATTMKGLDSARGMIQSRLAKRLDMRQCPLLRFHLDRGLKVAAEISRQIDEALGRTSPAKESPSADDRTDDAVSDSTGAPGADS; this is translated from the coding sequence ATGTCCTATCGCCTGGAAAGAGTCGCCCACGTTATTCGCGAGGTCGTCAGCGACGCCATCGCCCATCACATCGCCGATCCGCGCGTGAGCCGGTTCACCAGCGTCACGCGCGTCGAGATGTCGCCCGACCTGCGCCACGCGCAGGTCTATGTCAGCGTCATGGGGGAAGATGCCGAAGGCGCCACCACGATGAAAGGCCTCGACAGCGCCCGCGGCATGATCCAGTCGCGACTGGCCAAGCGCCTGGACATGCGCCAGTGCCCGCTCCTTCGCTTTCACCTGGATCGCGGCCTGAAAGTCGCGGCCGAAATCTCCCGACAGATCGACGAAGCCCTGGGACGAACGTCCCCGGCCAAGGAGTCCCCGAGCGCCGATGACCGGACGGACGACGCCGTATCCGATTCGACCGGCGCTCCCGGAGCAGATTCATGA